The Anoxybacillus amylolyticus DNA segment GAAGAAATCACGAAACTCATTTCTTCCATTCAAACAGATGCAGCCGATGTAACAGGTACGTCGCAACAAGTACAACAGTGTATCCATGAGCAAACAACTGCGGTCGAAAAGACAGTTCGCTCGTTTGGCGATATTCTTGACTCCATTAGCCGAATTGCTCCACTTTTAAAGCGGACAGATGAAGCGATAGGGGAAATTGTGAAGGCGAAAGATGGCGTCATTGGAAAAGTGGAACAAATTAGTGCAGTGGCAGAAGAAAACTCTGCTGCAACTGAAGAAGTGACGGCTTCTACAGAAGAATTAACGGCGTCTGCCCAAGAAATTGCCGCTACTGCTCAGCAGCTTAGCGCAATTTCCGATCATTTGCAACAAACGGTTCGTCAATTTAAGGTATAAGGCTGCCTATAAGGGCAGTCTTATTTAAATCATCTGGGTTAGAACTATATACATGCAATGGGAGTTTAACTTATTTTTTTTGACTGTCGGAGGCAAGCCAAAGGCTTGCCTGCGTCACGCGTTCGCGTGACAGAGAACCGCACAACGAGCCGCCTCCCAGACAAATTCATTTGTCTGGGAGCGGTGTTGTTCGGTCGACCGACAGTCGAAAAATGGTAACACTTCAATGCGTATTTATATACCACGACAGGTATTTACACTTATTCATTTGTCATATAAAACATACCTTCATTTTTTTCTGTCATTTATTGCGACAGGAAAAGTGTGAAGTTTTATTTTTGTAATATAATAAAAAACAAAATTTCTGATTTTTATTTATTTTGTGAAAAGTAGTTTTTAAAGAGGGTGAACGAGGAAAATATTAAATTACTAATAATAAAATAATTTTGAAAAATTATTTTTATGCAATCTATATGATATAATCCTTGCAATACAAAAATACATTTGTACACATAAGGGGGACAGGAGAATGGAAAAAGATATGCAATTAAAGCGAAACATAGGTTTTTTCGTTTCGACGTCGTTAGTTATTGGGACGGTGATAGGTTCCGGTATTTTTATGAAGCCGGGGGTTGTGTTATCAGCGACCGGGAATTCTAATATGGCGCTTTTGGCTTGGGTGATTGGCGGGATTATTACCCTTGCAAGCGGATTGACGATGGCGGAAGTAAGTGTAAATATTCCAAAGACCGGTGGATTATACACGTATATCGAAGAAGTGTACGGAAAAACATGGGGATTTTTATGCGGTTGGGTGCAAACCGTTGTTTATGGACCGGCAGTTATTGGTGCTCTTGGGCTTTATTTTGGAACATTGATGGCTGATTTTTTTAACTTTCCGGAAAATAGCAATATTATTATTGGGATTTTCACGGTTATTTTGCTTGCGTTGTTGAATATGTTGGGGACGCATTTAGGCGGATTTGTTCAAACCGCTTCGACGATTGGAAAATTGATTCCGATTGTATTGATTGCGACATTTGGGCTTTTGAAAGGCAACGCAGCGGTTTTTAACGTCGAAAGTAGCAGTGTGCAACATATGAGTATGGGCGCGGCGATTTTAGCCACGCTTTGGGCGTATGACGGCTGGATGAACGTCGGATTTATGGCGGGAGAAATGAAAAACCCTGCAAAAAATCTTCCACGAGCGATTATTTCGGGACTTTTTATCGTTATTATTGCTTATTTGTCTGTCAATATTGCCTTGCTTCACGTATTGCCTGCCCAGAAAATCGTGGCACTCGGTCCGAACGCTGCATCGACGGCAGCGGCATTATTGTTCGGAGAGGTTGGCGGAAAAATTTTGGCGGTCGGTATTTTAATTTCGATCTTTGGGTGTTTAAATGGGAAAATTCTTACGTTCCCGCGCGTTCCTTTCGCAATGGCGGAACGAGGGCTTCTTCCAGGGGCGAAAATTTTTTCCTGCATTCACCCAACATTGAAGACGCCAACTGGAGCGACGGTGCTGCAAGTAGCGATTGCTTTATTGATGATGGTGTTTTGGAATCCGGACAGGTTGACGGATATGGCTATTTTTGCGGTGATGCTATTTTACGGCATGTCTTTTTACGCGGTATTTTTACTTCGTAAACACGGGAAATATGGAGATGATCTATATAAAGTTCCGTTGTATCCACTGACGCCGATTGTCGCCATTGTCGGCACAGCCTACATTATTGTTAGCACGCTCATGTATTCCCCGACCGATGCGGTGTTTTCGTTCGTCATTATGTTTATCGGGTTGCCTGTATATTGGAAAATGAAAGGGAAGAATCATAGTGTTGCGAATCGAAAAGTAAGTTAAACGTCAACTGATGGAAGGTTCAGACAGAGCGTCTGAACCTTTTGATTAAGCGGCATCATAAATTATGTGCTCGTCAACTTTAAATTTTGTGAATATTCACAAAAAAGTTATGTTATAAATATGTTTTTATTTTCTGAAAAATATACTTTTTATAAATAAATTGAATAAATATAAACAAAAAATATTTCGGTTAATCCGCAATATATACTAAAAAATCTTAGTTTTTAATTCATGAGATGATCATTAATTTTTGTTTCAATATTGTATATTTATACTCTTTTCAAAACACATTCTCTTATGATAGAATAACTTCAAACCTATTCAGGTTATAAAAATGGCAACAAAAGGGGAGGAGAACACGTCAATGAATGCTTTTTTTAGGAAGAAGTCTATCGACCAATTGCAACGAGAAGGGGTAAAAAACACGGGGCTTAATCGAGTGTTAGGATTATGGCAACTGACCGCAATTGGTTTAGGGGGGATTATTGGGGTAGGTATTTTCGTGTTAACAGGGGTAGCTGCCGCTGAACATTCAGGGCCTGCGGTTGTTTTGTCTTTTATTATCGCTGGACTTGCTAGTGCAGCAGCTGCGCTATGTTACGCAGAGTTTGCTGGTTTAATACCCGTTTCTGGAAGCGCTTACACATATAGTTATGCGGTATTAGGGGAAGGGGCAGCATGGCTAATCGGATGGGATTTATTACTTGAATATACATTAGTTGTCGCTGTCGTAGCAATCGGTTGGTCCGGTTACATGCAAGAAATTCTTCACCATATTGGTGTACAGCTTCCTGTATGGGCGCAAGGAGCTCCAGGAACCGGAGCAGGACATAAAGTGGATTTAATTGCTGTGTTAGTTAGTCTTGGAATTTCCGCACTGCTCTATTTTGGGATTGAATGGGGTTCTAAATTTAACAATCTCATGGTTATTATTAAATTAAGTGTTATTTTAGTCGTGATTGCGGTCGGTAGTTTTTATGTTGATTCGGCCAACTGGCATCCTTTTATGCCTTTTGGTTTCCATGGTGTAATGAGTGGAGCTGCTCTTGTGTTTTTTGCCGTCTTTGGTTACGACACGTTAACGACAGCGGCAGAAGAGGCGAAAAATCCGCAGCGTGATTTACCAATCGCTGTCGTCTTATCGCTGGCTGTGGCACTATGTTTATATGTGGCGATGTCGCTCGTTATCACTGGTATGGCTCCGTACCATACTCTCAATAACGCAGCCCCTGTTGCGAAAGTGTTCAGCGATGTCGGATTGAAGTGGATTACGTTAATTATCTCAGCTGCTGCTATTGCGGGAATTTTGTCTGTTTTATTCTCGTTTATGCTTGCAGGTTCACGTATATGGTTTGCGATGAGCCGCGACGGTTTATTGCCAAAATGGTTTATGCGAGTGCATCCGAAATACAAAACGCCTTACCGACCAACGGTAATTATCGGTGTTATTACTTCAATCGTTTCAGGACTTACTCCTATTAGCGAAGTAGCTGAATTGGTGAACATTGGAACACTATCCGCGTTTGTACTCATTTGTTCAGCTGTCATTGTATTGCGGGTAAAACGACCAGAGTTGGAAAGAAAATTTAGAACGCCGTTTGTTCCGTTCATTCCTTTAATTGGAATTGGATTTTCTATTTATTTAATTATCAGCCTTCCGCAAATTACTTGGATTCGCTTTATCGTTTGGATGGCTGTAGGGTTGATTATTTACGCAGTGTACGGGAAGAGAAAAAGTACGTTAGCGGAAAATAACTAATAATAAGAAACGTTTGCTTCTCTGTTTGACGCAAGTAGCGCCAAAAATTTTATCACTCTAACTGATTCCTCTCTCCCTTCGAAGCGAAGCGGGGGGAGCGAAGGAATTGGCGAGCCAGACGGATCTTACGGAAGAAGCTCACAACTTGACTAGGGGAAGCTGTTTGCGCAGCGCCCCTTATTTTTTGGTGGTTATGGTGCGCGTGTTCCCTCTTTATTTTAACCTTCCCTCCTACGTATACATTAAATTCATTTTATAGTTTTCTCATGAAATATTAACTAAATCGGAATCAATCCTACTTGCTATTTTCATTCGATTAGTGATATACACGAGAATGTGGGGATTATTTTATACGAACGTGTAGCAAAACGAATGGCTTAGTAGTAAGCTAGTTCGAATTATTTTTGCCGAAAAAAGGAGTGGAGCTCAGATGAAAAAGGACATGCATCAACAAGAAGCAGTGCCTCGCTTTATTTTTTATGATGCGAAAGGAAGGAGGAAGATAATTTTTAAATCGTTTCTTTGCTTGGCAATTATCGTTGCCGCCGTTGTTTTTTACGCTTTCTTTCGGAGTATTTTTTCGCCGATAAACCTTCCGTACGCAAAGTTATTTCCGAATGCATATAAAAAAATCATATCAATAGATGAAAAACTTAGTTATTTGCAGCTACAGGAAGAGTTGAAAATAGAAAAGTTTAAACATTTTCATCATCTGAACCATTGGAAGCGAAGAGCAGGTAGCGATGCGCCTAATGAAGTCTATGGTTTTTATGTAAACTGGGATGAAAATAGCACGACTTCGTTAAAAGAGCACATTCGTTCATTAACGGTATTAGTGCCAGAATGGTATCATGTGAACACAGATTTAACTATTGCTAGCGAGATTAAACCTGATATTATGGAATTGGCAAAAGAAAATAATGTAAAAATCATGCCTTTAATCAACAATTTTACCCAAAAAGACGCCGGACCAGATGGCACTACGGTCGATCGGTTGTTGCATGCCCCTGTGGATAAACAAAAGCAATTTATCGATGATTTAGAAAAACAAATGGAGGTAAACCAATTCGCAGGTGTTAATATCGACTTTGAATCCATCCCTAAGAAAGACCGAGAGGCATTAACGAAATTTATACAAGAGCTTGCTCATGTGTTTCATCAACACCATTTGCTTGTGACACAAGATGTGCCAGCGGATGATCGTGCCTTTGATTATAGCGCATTATCCAAAGAAGTAGATCGCCTAATGGTCATGATGTATGACGAACATTATGCAGGAGGGGAGCCAGGACCGATTGCTTCCGCTGACTGGGTTCAACATACACTCGAACATTTACCGATCCCTGCAGAAAAGCTGATTGTTTCTCTCGGGAACTATGGGTATGACTGGACGATCGGCAGCAAAGCCCCGGCTACGTCGCTCATTTTCTCTGACATTATGGAGATGGCGCATGATTCTAATTTAAAAATTAAGTGGGATAAACTAAGTGGGAACCCGTATGTTCAATATGAAGATGGAGAGGACAAGCATATCGTTTGGTTTTTAGATAGCGTGACTTTCTATAATGAAATGAAAATGGCGTCGGAGAATGGGACGAAAGGATTTGCGCTCTGGAGATTAGGCTCAGAAGATCCGACGGTGTGGGATCTGTTAAAGGACTGTGGAAAGATACAAAGTCATATAAGCCTGCTGCATAAAATTCCTAGCACCGACCGGGTCAACTATTCTGGACAAGGAGAAATTTTAAGAATTACAGACGTCGGCCGAAATGGTTCAAGAGGATTTCAAGTAGATAAAGATGGGTACCTTGCCGATGAAGTGTATCAGTCTTTCCCATCATCGTACGAAGTTCAACGGTACGGACAACCGAAAGGAAAACAAGTAGTCTTAACATTTGATGACGGTCCAGATCCTAAATATACGCCAGAAATTCTCGACATCTTAAAACAATTTGATGTAAAAGCGGACTTTTTTATCGTCGGAGAAAATGCAGAGGAGTACCCTGATATTATTAAAAGAATGTATAACGAAGGGCATGAGATAGGCAATCATACGTTTACGCATCCGAATATTGCCTATACGTCCCCGCTGCGTACAAAGTTAGAACTAAACACGACCCAGCGGCTTATTCAAGAAATCACTGGCCATTCTACCGTTTTGTTTCGACCACCGTATGAAGCGGATGCGGAGCCTTATTTAGCGAGTGAGATATTACCGATTTTGCGGGCGCAAAAGATGAATTATATTATGGTTGGAGAAAAAGTGGATCCTGAAGACTGGACGCAGCCAGCCACGAATGAACTAGTAAAGCGTGTGCTGACGCCTATTTATAATGGGGAAGGGAATGTGATTCTTCTTCATGATGCGGGAGGCGATCGTACGCATACGGTAGAAGCGTTGCCGATGATTATTAAAGATCTGAAAGAGCATGGGTATCGCTTTGTTACCATTTCTGAGTTATTAGGAAAAAAACGTGAAGATGTAATGCCGAGTGTTTTTTCCTATGATGCGTCGTGGTTGCCATATGACCGAGCGGTTTTTTCAGGAATGGAGTATTTTACAAAAGTATTAACAACGATTTTTTACGTGACGATTGGACTAGGAATTTTCCGTTTCTTATTTTTAATGTACTTTTCGTTTAAGCAAAAAAGAAGGGATACATCTCGTTCTATCACGGATTACCAGCCTTTCGTAAGTGTTGTTATAGCCGCGTATAATGAAGAAAAAGTCATTGGTAAAGCCATTCGCTCGATTTTGGACAGTGACTATCCAGAGTTGGAAATAATTGTTGTAGATGATGGATCACAGGACAGTACGGCAAAAGTCGTGCAAGAAATCAGTAATGAGCACCGTAACGTTCGTTTAATCCAGAAAGAAAATGGCGGGAAATCATCCGCGGTGAATCGAGGATTCCAAGAAGCGCGCGGGGATATTGTTGTTTCATTAGATGCGGATACGATTCTTGCGTCTAACGCGATCTCGTTGATGGTTCGTCATTTTGCAGATCCTCATGTCGCTGCTGTGTCGGGAAATGTGAAAGTAGGGAACCGGCGAAATCTATTAACTACATGGCAACATATTGAATATATTACAGGATTTAATTTAGAGCGGAGAGCATTCGATGAGTTGAACTGTATTACAGTCGTGCCAGGCGCCATTGGAGCATGGCGAAAACAGCTTGTGAAAGAAGCAGGGTATTTAAGTGAAGACACACTAGCAGAGGACACGGATCTTACTTTAACGCTTTTGCGCCAAGGGTATCGGATTGTTTATGAAGATAAAGCGTATGGCTATACCGAATCGCCAGAAGATGTAAAAAGTCTCATTAAGCAGCGATATCGCTGGTCATACGGTACGTTACAGTGCTTATGGAAACATCGAAAAGCGCTATTTAATGTAAAGCATAAATCATTAGGATTTATTGCTTTGCCAAATATGTGGATATTCCAGTTTTTTTCGCAATCCGTTTCCCCGTTTGCGGATGTATTAATGGTGATTGGATTGTTTAGTAGCCATCCGTTAAAAGTGTTAGGATTTTATCTTTTATTCTTTGTTATTGACATGCTTGCGTCGCTCTTTGCCTTTTGGTTGGAAAGAGAAAATCCGAAACCGCTGCTTTGGTTAATGGTGCAACGGTTTGCTTATCGCCAGTTAATGACTTACGTTGTTATCAAATCTATACTTTCTGCCATTCAAGGAATAGAAGTGGGATGGAATAAGCTAAAACGACTCGGTAGTGTCGCGCAATCGCTTGGACAAAACGAAAAATCTATTTCTTAATGTGATGCCGATAGCTACGTGAATAGTTACAACTGCTGCTAAAGAGTGATTCACATTTCGCATACGATGGACGTAGCGGCAGAAGTAGGTGATGTTGTTTTGTTTATGAAAACTGGAGAAATCGTAAAATAAATCGAAACAGCGGACTCTTATCTAAAAGAAGAAACCGTAGCAAGCTGTTCAACTTGCATCGGCAACTATATAAATGCACCACGAGTGTTGATTATCCATTATTTTACTAAAAAACATAGAATCATATGGCTGAACACAAGCTTTTCTGCCTTTTCCCTCGAACAAGAACGCCGGCGGGCAAATGTCATTTGCCCGCAAAGCGTTCATTGTTCGAGGAGGACATGCTGTAAGCATGCCCAGTCGGCAAACGGTACGTTTGCCGACAACGGCAGAAAAGCTAGGAATAGAGCGATGTCAACTGGTTTTTATTGGTTAATCAACACGCCTGTAAATGCACATTGAAGTGTTAACATTTTTCGACTGTTGGGCGACCGAACAACACCGCTCCCAGACAAATGAATTTGTCTGGGAGGCGGCTCGTTGTTCGGTTCTCTGTCACGCGAACGCGTGACGGAGGCAAGCCAAAGGCTTGCCTCCGTCAGTCGAAAAAATAAGTGAAACTCCCCAGTTGCATGTATATATAACGAAATCCCCCATCCAATGTTCTCGCCAGAGTGGATGGGGGATTTATACGTTGACATCCGTTTGGTTCATCGTGCGCCTCCTTGAAGCATATGCTCGACTTGCTCGATCGTTAACGTGCGAATAAACTCAATGAGGTCAATTGCTTGAATGCCAAACTCCTTACATTTTTCTAAATATCGCTGATACGCTTGTGTATACATTTCCATACCCATTGTCCCCTTCCATAAAAATGTTGTTACGTGTATTGTAATATAACAGATTGAAAAAATCAATATCTG contains these protein-coding regions:
- a CDS encoding APC family permease codes for the protein MEKDMQLKRNIGFFVSTSLVIGTVIGSGIFMKPGVVLSATGNSNMALLAWVIGGIITLASGLTMAEVSVNIPKTGGLYTYIEEVYGKTWGFLCGWVQTVVYGPAVIGALGLYFGTLMADFFNFPENSNIIIGIFTVILLALLNMLGTHLGGFVQTASTIGKLIPIVLIATFGLLKGNAAVFNVESSSVQHMSMGAAILATLWAYDGWMNVGFMAGEMKNPAKNLPRAIISGLFIVIIAYLSVNIALLHVLPAQKIVALGPNAASTAAALLFGEVGGKILAVGILISIFGCLNGKILTFPRVPFAMAERGLLPGAKIFSCIHPTLKTPTGATVLQVAIALLMMVFWNPDRLTDMAIFAVMLFYGMSFYAVFLLRKHGKYGDDLYKVPLYPLTPIVAIVGTAYIIVSTLMYSPTDAVFSFVIMFIGLPVYWKMKGKNHSVANRKVS
- a CDS encoding glycosyltransferase; translated protein: MKKDMHQQEAVPRFIFYDAKGRRKIIFKSFLCLAIIVAAVVFYAFFRSIFSPINLPYAKLFPNAYKKIISIDEKLSYLQLQEELKIEKFKHFHHLNHWKRRAGSDAPNEVYGFYVNWDENSTTSLKEHIRSLTVLVPEWYHVNTDLTIASEIKPDIMELAKENNVKIMPLINNFTQKDAGPDGTTVDRLLHAPVDKQKQFIDDLEKQMEVNQFAGVNIDFESIPKKDREALTKFIQELAHVFHQHHLLVTQDVPADDRAFDYSALSKEVDRLMVMMYDEHYAGGEPGPIASADWVQHTLEHLPIPAEKLIVSLGNYGYDWTIGSKAPATSLIFSDIMEMAHDSNLKIKWDKLSGNPYVQYEDGEDKHIVWFLDSVTFYNEMKMASENGTKGFALWRLGSEDPTVWDLLKDCGKIQSHISLLHKIPSTDRVNYSGQGEILRITDVGRNGSRGFQVDKDGYLADEVYQSFPSSYEVQRYGQPKGKQVVLTFDDGPDPKYTPEILDILKQFDVKADFFIVGENAEEYPDIIKRMYNEGHEIGNHTFTHPNIAYTSPLRTKLELNTTQRLIQEITGHSTVLFRPPYEADAEPYLASEILPILRAQKMNYIMVGEKVDPEDWTQPATNELVKRVLTPIYNGEGNVILLHDAGGDRTHTVEALPMIIKDLKEHGYRFVTISELLGKKREDVMPSVFSYDASWLPYDRAVFSGMEYFTKVLTTIFYVTIGLGIFRFLFLMYFSFKQKRRDTSRSITDYQPFVSVVIAAYNEEKVIGKAIRSILDSDYPELEIIVVDDGSQDSTAKVVQEISNEHRNVRLIQKENGGKSSAVNRGFQEARGDIVVSLDADTILASNAISLMVRHFADPHVAAVSGNVKVGNRRNLLTTWQHIEYITGFNLERRAFDELNCITVVPGAIGAWRKQLVKEAGYLSEDTLAEDTDLTLTLLRQGYRIVYEDKAYGYTESPEDVKSLIKQRYRWSYGTLQCLWKHRKALFNVKHKSLGFIALPNMWIFQFFSQSVSPFADVLMVIGLFSSHPLKVLGFYLLFFVIDMLASLFAFWLERENPKPLLWLMVQRFAYRQLMTYVVIKSILSAIQGIEVGWNKLKRLGSVAQSLGQNEKSIS
- a CDS encoding amino acid permease, yielding MNAFFRKKSIDQLQREGVKNTGLNRVLGLWQLTAIGLGGIIGVGIFVLTGVAAAEHSGPAVVLSFIIAGLASAAAALCYAEFAGLIPVSGSAYTYSYAVLGEGAAWLIGWDLLLEYTLVVAVVAIGWSGYMQEILHHIGVQLPVWAQGAPGTGAGHKVDLIAVLVSLGISALLYFGIEWGSKFNNLMVIIKLSVILVVIAVGSFYVDSANWHPFMPFGFHGVMSGAALVFFAVFGYDTLTTAAEEAKNPQRDLPIAVVLSLAVALCLYVAMSLVITGMAPYHTLNNAAPVAKVFSDVGLKWITLIISAAAIAGILSVLFSFMLAGSRIWFAMSRDGLLPKWFMRVHPKYKTPYRPTVIIGVITSIVSGLTPISEVAELVNIGTLSAFVLICSAVIVLRVKRPELERKFRTPFVPFIPLIGIGFSIYLIISLPQITWIRFIVWMAVGLIIYAVYGKRKSTLAENN